Proteins encoded within one genomic window of uncultured Draconibacterium sp.:
- the cobT gene encoding nicotinate-nucleotide--dimethylbenzimidazole phosphoribosyltransferase: MKAIENLNISPTYNTELKEKLQYKIDQKTKPVGSLGQMERIALQLGLIQQTLTPELKNPVMLTVASDHWITDEGVSPVPMDITWQQVLNFIEGGGGIGLFCNVYGFDLFVVDAGVNYDFSKHKKLIDKKVRKGTRNFLYEHAMTEDECNQALQNGRDVVASFAQKDCNVVGFGEMGIGNTSPATALLAAFTGTPVENCTGPGCGLTPDGVSNKARVLKEAIKKHGIAQTPEENLARFGGFEIATIAGGMLEAAARRMLIIVDGFITTSAFLTAYKICPQVKDYAVFAHSSKENGHKLMLEHMNAEAIMSLDLRLGEGTGAAVAYPVIKGSVEMLTRMTSFDETEVENTSHVKYIEK; the protein is encoded by the coding sequence ATGAAGGCAATTGAGAATTTGAATATTTCCCCGACATATAATACTGAACTGAAGGAAAAACTTCAATATAAAATCGATCAGAAAACCAAACCTGTTGGATCGCTGGGACAAATGGAACGTATTGCTTTGCAGCTTGGATTGATTCAGCAAACTTTAACTCCGGAATTAAAAAATCCGGTAATGCTTACTGTTGCGTCCGACCATTGGATTACCGATGAAGGAGTGAGCCCGGTTCCCATGGATATTACCTGGCAGCAGGTTTTAAATTTTATTGAGGGGGGCGGTGGAATTGGCCTCTTCTGCAATGTTTACGGTTTCGATTTATTTGTGGTTGATGCCGGTGTGAACTACGATTTTAGCAAGCATAAAAAGCTTATTGATAAGAAAGTACGAAAGGGAACCCGGAATTTTTTATATGAACATGCCATGACCGAAGACGAGTGTAATCAGGCATTACAAAACGGGAGAGATGTTGTTGCTTCATTTGCCCAAAAAGATTGTAATGTTGTCGGTTTTGGTGAAATGGGAATTGGAAATACAAGTCCGGCAACGGCATTATTGGCAGCTTTTACCGGAACTCCCGTTGAAAACTGTACAGGCCCAGGCTGTGGATTAACACCCGATGGGGTGTCAAATAAAGCCAGGGTTTTAAAAGAAGCCATTAAAAAACACGGGATTGCTCAAACTCCCGAAGAAAACCTGGCTCGTTTTGGAGGATTCGAAATTGCTACTATTGCAGGGGGAATGCTGGAAGCTGCAGCAAGGCGCATGCTAATAATCGTTGATGGTTTTATTACAACTTCGGCTTTTCTGACAGCATATAAAATCTGTCCCCAGGTAAAAGATTACGCAGTGTTTGCTCATTCGTCAAAAGAAAACGGGCATAAACTGATGTTGGAACATATGAACGCTGAAGCGATTATGTCTCTGGATTTACGTTTGGGAGAAGGAACCGGTGCTGCTGTGGCTTATCCGGTTATTAAAGGCAGTGTTGAAATGTTAACCCGTATGACTTCTTTCGATGAAACAGAGGTGGAAAATACATCGCATGTTAAATACATAGAAAAATAG
- a CDS encoding nitrilase-related carbon-nitrogen hydrolase: MKVAAVSSESIIGNVLYNLQTTVLWVERLNEQGVDFILFPELNLSGYTKESEKIEEALSQKDFIFQELQKLSKRLKTAFAIGFPEYENGKYYISHFLFSKGKLIGKHRKTHLGPTEKNIYSEGNQINVFEIGNIKMGVQLCYESHFPEISFIQAKLGANLLTVAFASPNEDSATKLGRFKRFLPARAYDNNCFLMACNQNSRKKNTPVFPKFCMITDPKGNVLQETYLPETDCIIADIDLEKIERIKSSKMGWFNKYKREKLFKEYYS, from the coding sequence ATGAAAGTTGCGGCAGTTTCTTCTGAAAGCATTATCGGCAACGTTCTGTATAATCTTCAAACTACAGTTTTGTGGGTGGAAAGGTTAAATGAACAAGGCGTTGATTTTATCCTTTTTCCTGAATTGAATTTATCCGGCTACACGAAAGAATCGGAAAAAATTGAAGAAGCATTAAGCCAAAAAGATTTTATTTTTCAGGAACTGCAAAAATTGTCAAAACGTCTAAAAACTGCATTTGCTATCGGATTTCCTGAATATGAAAATGGTAAATATTATATTTCACATTTTCTTTTTTCAAAAGGAAAACTCATCGGAAAGCATAGAAAAACACACCTTGGACCAACTGAAAAAAATATTTATTCTGAAGGAAATCAAATAAATGTTTTTGAAATAGGGAACATTAAAATGGGAGTGCAACTTTGTTACGAGTCGCATTTTCCCGAGATCAGTTTTATACAGGCAAAACTTGGGGCAAATTTACTAACTGTTGCTTTTGCATCTCCCAATGAAGATTCGGCAACAAAACTCGGGCGTTTCAAACGTTTTTTACCTGCGCGCGCCTACGACAACAATTGTTTTCTGATGGCTTGTAATCAAAATTCGAGAAAAAAGAATACTCCTGTTTTTCCTAAATTTTGTATGATTACCGATCCGAAAGGAAATGTTTTACAGGAGACATATTTGCCTGAAACGGATTGTATTATTGCTGATATTGATTTGGAAAAGATTGAACGAATTAAGTCATCTAAAATGGGATGGTTCAATAAATATAAAAGAGAAAAATTATTTAAAGAATATTACAGTTAA
- a CDS encoding ABC transporter ATP-binding protein has product MNKQILNINNLTIGYGKGKKAKVVHDVLNAQMFAGELVCLLGENGTGKSTLIRTLCGFQPALGGEASMMGKNLLQLPEKELAKMAAVVLTDRVIVPNATVEELVGLGRSPYTGALGILNDDDKQIIHSSIDKCGILHKKKEYLSNMSDGEKQKAFIAKALAQNTPVIILDEPTAFLDLPARVEVIQLLREIASNSGKSVLMSTHDLDLALQMADKLWLLAPDKPLLAGSPEDLLLKNEFQNIFEHRGVELDNRTGLFRVGYNYKASLPVQGHGFEYVLLRRAFARKGIKITPKNETDHTWLEVCKNGESTFKIYQQNVCVGKENSIEKLVSLTLNSIER; this is encoded by the coding sequence TTGAATAAACAAATACTAAATATCAACAACCTCACCATTGGTTACGGAAAGGGGAAAAAGGCAAAAGTGGTACACGATGTTTTGAATGCCCAAATGTTTGCAGGCGAATTGGTTTGTTTATTGGGGGAAAACGGAACAGGGAAAAGTACCCTGATTCGTACACTTTGTGGTTTTCAGCCGGCATTGGGAGGCGAAGCATCCATGATGGGGAAGAACCTTTTGCAACTTCCTGAAAAGGAACTGGCCAAAATGGCCGCCGTTGTTTTAACCGATCGGGTTATTGTGCCCAATGCTACTGTTGAAGAACTAGTTGGTTTAGGAAGAAGTCCTTACACCGGTGCATTAGGAATTTTAAACGACGACGACAAGCAAATAATTCACAGTTCCATCGATAAATGTGGTATTTTGCACAAGAAGAAAGAATATCTTTCGAACATGAGTGACGGGGAAAAACAGAAAGCTTTCATCGCCAAAGCATTGGCCCAGAACACCCCGGTTATTATTTTAGATGAACCAACAGCATTTCTTGATTTGCCCGCACGGGTGGAAGTTATTCAGTTACTTCGCGAGATTGCCAGCAATTCGGGCAAATCGGTTTTAATGTCAACCCACGACCTCGACCTGGCACTTCAAATGGCAGATAAACTTTGGTTGCTTGCTCCCGATAAACCTCTTTTAGCAGGAAGCCCGGAGGATTTGTTGCTAAAAAATGAATTCCAGAATATTTTTGAGCACCGTGGAGTTGAATTAGATAACCGCACCGGTTTATTCCGCGTTGGATATAATTATAAAGCTTCACTACCGGTTCAGGGACACGGTTTCGAATATGTGTTGCTGCGTCGGGCATTTGCCAGAAAGGGCATAAAAATTACACCCAAAAACGAAACTGATCATACCTGGCTGGAAGTGTGTAAAAATGGTGAATCAACCTTTAAAATATATCAACAAAACGTGTGTGTTGGGAAAGAAAATTCTATAGAAAAATTAGTTTCGCTAACTCTTAATTCAATTGAACGATGA
- a CDS encoding iron ABC transporter permease, whose product MIQRIGRIAFVIVLSVLLLIVLALLNLIWGSIHIPLDEVKSILFSGEGSTRVFENIILKTRLPQTLVSLGAGMALGVAGLLMQTLFRNPLAGPSVLGISSGSSLGVAFVMLFTGNLLGFTFTSMGAWGDFAVIVSSLLGAGVVLALILFVSHRIGGTLSVLIIGVMIGYLSTSLVSLLKFYSPEEDVHNYVIWGLGSFSRLAPARAVMFVIITVIPSLLATLLSKSLNLLALGDRYAANLGLNIKRARFFIIAIAGFLTAIVTSFCGPIIFIGLAVPHMAKLLSKTSNHFFLILNAALLGAATALLCNLIARMPGMEQELPINSVTAFIGAPVVIWVIWKRRKENRLE is encoded by the coding sequence ATGATTCAACGAATTGGAAGAATAGCGTTTGTAATTGTCCTTTCAGTATTATTGCTGATTGTACTTGCCTTGCTCAATCTTATTTGGGGTTCTATTCATATTCCTTTGGATGAAGTAAAAAGCATTTTATTTTCGGGAGAAGGAAGTACTCGGGTATTCGAAAATATTATTTTAAAAACCCGTTTGCCACAAACGCTGGTTTCGTTGGGAGCAGGAATGGCACTTGGGGTGGCAGGTTTATTAATGCAAACCTTGTTCCGAAACCCACTGGCCGGGCCATCGGTTTTAGGAATCTCTTCGGGATCAAGTCTGGGCGTAGCCTTTGTGATGTTGTTTACCGGAAATTTGTTAGGTTTTACTTTTACCAGCATGGGAGCCTGGGGCGATTTTGCAGTAATCGTTTCGTCGTTGTTGGGGGCAGGCGTGGTATTAGCTTTAATTTTGTTTGTCTCTCACAGAATTGGAGGCACATTGAGCGTTTTGATTATTGGGGTGATGATTGGCTATTTAAGTACCTCTCTGGTAAGTTTATTAAAGTTTTACAGTCCCGAAGAAGATGTACACAATTATGTGATTTGGGGCCTTGGAAGTTTTAGCCGGTTGGCACCTGCGCGTGCTGTTATGTTTGTAATTATTACTGTAATTCCTTCACTGCTGGCAACTTTGTTGAGCAAATCGTTAAATCTTTTGGCTTTGGGCGACCGATACGCTGCTAACCTGGGATTAAATATAAAAAGAGCCCGGTTTTTTATTATTGCAATAGCCGGCTTTTTAACTGCCATTGTTACTTCGTTTTGTGGACCGATTATTTTTATTGGCCTGGCAGTACCGCATATGGCAAAATTATTATCAAAAACCTCAAATCACTTTTTTTTAATTTTAAATGCGGCTTTATTAGGTGCAGCTACAGCATTGTTATGTAATCTTATCGCCCGAATGCCTGGAATGGAACAAGAGTTACCCATAAATTCAGTAACAGCATTTATTGGCGCTCCGGTTGTTATTTGGGTAATTTGGAAACGACGAAAGGAGAACAGGCTTGAATAA
- a CDS encoding ABC transporter substrate-binding protein, translating to MKQVTILIGIVLFVFFFSCNDRSGKAGRKNALKETSKEVTLSHAELFKIEKAGDVTKLSILKKSEENDFDTFNLVKTDEEAKCLPNAIKVPCKRIVCLSSTQLTYFFALDDFDDIVAINSSRYLHHEGMKERIKAGKVKKIGKEGNFNLEMVAALDPDVIFVSPFKVGGFDVLRNLGIPLVPMAAYNEETPLGRAEWVKMLALFVGQEEKADSLFDGIETRYQNLKTLASTVEERPTVFSGKMRSGSWYVPGGDSFYAHYFRDAGAEYIIKDSVQGAYPVDFETIYSKAFTCDYWRIVHPEKAGFTMNDLLDQDQRYADFNAFKNKNVLFCNIREKPYYEQAGMKPEVLLADYIYYFHPDLLIDYEPYFYKKLK from the coding sequence ATGAAACAGGTTACGATACTAATTGGCATTGTTTTATTCGTTTTCTTTTTTTCATGCAATGATCGGTCTGGTAAGGCAGGGCGGAAGAATGCATTAAAAGAAACGAGTAAAGAGGTAACTTTATCTCATGCCGAACTTTTTAAAATTGAGAAAGCCGGAGATGTTACAAAACTCAGTATCCTTAAAAAAAGTGAAGAAAATGATTTTGATACATTTAATTTGGTAAAAACCGACGAAGAAGCTAAATGTTTACCCAACGCCATAAAAGTCCCCTGCAAACGAATTGTATGTTTGTCGAGTACCCAGTTAACCTATTTTTTCGCTCTCGACGATTTCGATGATATTGTGGCCATAAACAGCAGTCGTTACCTGCATCACGAGGGAATGAAAGAACGTATTAAAGCAGGCAAAGTAAAAAAGATAGGGAAAGAGGGAAATTTTAACCTGGAAATGGTGGCCGCTCTCGACCCTGATGTCATTTTCGTGTCGCCATTTAAAGTCGGAGGTTTCGATGTGTTACGAAATTTGGGAATTCCGCTGGTTCCAATGGCTGCATATAACGAAGAAACTCCGCTGGGACGTGCCGAGTGGGTTAAAATGCTTGCGCTTTTTGTGGGGCAGGAAGAAAAAGCCGATTCTTTATTTGATGGCATTGAAACACGTTATCAAAACCTGAAAACTTTAGCATCAACAGTTGAAGAAAGGCCAACTGTGTTTTCAGGCAAAATGCGCTCGGGAAGCTGGTATGTTCCTGGCGGAGATAGTTTTTATGCCCATTATTTTCGCGATGCCGGTGCCGAATACATCATTAAAGATAGTGTTCAGGGCGCTTATCCTGTGGATTTTGAAACCATATACAGCAAAGCTTTCACGTGTGATTACTGGCGGATTGTGCATCCTGAAAAAGCAGGTTTTACTATGAATGATTTACTGGATCAAGACCAGCGATATGCCGATTTTAATGCCTTCAAAAATAAAAATGTATTGTTTTGCAACATTCGCGAAAAGCCATATTACGAGCAGGCAGGCATGAAACCCGAAGTACTCCTTGCCGATTATATCTATTATTTTCATCCGGATTTATTAATTGATTATGAACCTTATTTTTATAAAAAATTAAAATGA
- a CDS encoding sirohydrochlorin cobaltochelatase, with the protein MKRFVIILFLVFSFLAMNVQGSFALHKAETKKGILLVTFGTSYPEAHVAFNNIENRVKSEFPEVEVRWAYTSKIIRKILKKRGEQIDSPAEALAKMGEDGFTHVAVQSLHIIPGEEYENLEKTLEAFYKMPKGIRDAKLGTPLLFTHADNKKLADFIDTEFKNKLDKNSALLLMGHGTHHSSNIYYPGFQYYLNEKSERYFLATVEGYPSLDNVIPKLKEEGIKKVVLTPFMSVAGDHAQNDMAGDEEGSWKSVLEKEGFEVEVILKGLAEYNKVVDVWGEHLKEKYEALGN; encoded by the coding sequence ATGAAACGATTTGTTATTATCCTGTTTCTGGTTTTTTCATTTTTAGCAATGAATGTTCAGGGTTCTTTTGCCCTCCATAAAGCTGAAACAAAAAAGGGAATTTTACTGGTAACTTTCGGAACCAGCTACCCCGAAGCGCATGTTGCTTTCAATAATATCGAAAATCGGGTAAAATCTGAGTTTCCCGAAGTTGAAGTTCGTTGGGCATATACATCAAAGATAATCCGAAAGATTCTAAAAAAGCGCGGAGAACAAATCGATTCTCCTGCCGAAGCTTTGGCAAAAATGGGCGAAGATGGTTTTACCCATGTGGCTGTTCAGTCGCTGCATATTATTCCGGGTGAAGAGTACGAAAACCTGGAAAAAACGCTTGAGGCTTTTTATAAAATGCCTAAAGGAATAAGGGACGCGAAACTTGGCACTCCGCTTTTGTTTACTCACGCCGATAATAAAAAACTGGCCGATTTTATTGATACAGAATTTAAAAACAAACTTGATAAAAACAGCGCCTTGCTTTTAATGGGGCACGGTACGCATCACTCATCAAATATTTATTATCCGGGTTTTCAGTATTATTTAAACGAGAAATCCGAAAGATATTTTCTTGCCACAGTAGAGGGTTATCCGTCACTCGATAATGTTATACCAAAGTTAAAAGAAGAGGGGATTAAAAAAGTAGTATTAACTCCATTTATGTCGGTGGCTGGCGACCATGCGCAAAACGATATGGCCGGCGATGAAGAAGGAAGTTGGAAATCGGTATTAGAAAAAGAAGGGTTCGAAGTGGAAGTAATCTTAAAAGGACTTGCCGAATACAACAAAGTGGTAGATGTTTGGGGCGAACATCTGAAGGAGAAATACGAAGCATTAGGTAATTAA
- a CDS encoding PepSY domain-containing protein, with amino-acid sequence MKRLKKIVIQLHKITGSLLSLLFLIWFLSGIVLIFDGFPHASREARFNHLSTFTEANFIGLAPPETNWKGQVNLELCNGKPVYRLVTGRKAQQVFDAKTLKPYNNFSEEYANKLASSFSGSPVKKTELQNEFDQWVPWSYYKPLLPFYKCYINNPSHTVLYISQKTGEIVQQTDRKSRWAARCGAIPHWIYLKNIRPKQGLWMNLVIILSAIGVLVSLTGIIAGFLRFKKGKGITPYKKLFYKWHHIFGFIFGLFVFTFILSGLFSVIDVPDWMVFIPTKNEKKINWGQKLDLAKHPAIFPYKIYEALEQKEGIRKVSWKNMHGTPSYFVYYNNYQIPVVYQLTGDSIQKHTGYSISEIEKIAKGYLGETAFSIIQQEKYDNYYSGSAMYYWPEPVYKLVADDAAQTWIYINPATAEQVKRYTKNTRLRRWLYQGLHKFNFQFLKEEAEWFRKLLLIITSLGGIAVSITGVWLSKKWLRRTIRKTKKHVTK; translated from the coding sequence ATGAAACGGTTAAAAAAAATCGTAATTCAATTGCATAAAATAACAGGTTCTTTGCTGAGCCTGTTATTTTTAATATGGTTTTTATCCGGAATTGTGCTTATTTTCGACGGGTTCCCTCATGCCAGCCGCGAAGCACGTTTCAACCATCTTTCAACTTTTACCGAAGCAAATTTTATCGGGTTGGCTCCTCCTGAAACAAATTGGAAGGGACAGGTTAATCTTGAATTATGCAATGGAAAACCGGTTTACCGTTTGGTAACAGGACGAAAAGCACAGCAGGTGTTCGATGCAAAAACGTTAAAGCCATATAACAATTTTTCTGAAGAATATGCCAATAAACTGGCCTCCTCATTCTCGGGGAGCCCGGTAAAAAAAACAGAACTGCAAAACGAATTCGACCAGTGGGTACCGTGGAGTTATTATAAACCTCTATTACCCTTTTACAAATGTTACATCAATAATCCTTCACACACGGTATTATATATTTCGCAGAAAACAGGCGAAATTGTACAACAAACCGATCGGAAATCGCGTTGGGCAGCACGTTGCGGTGCTATTCCGCACTGGATTTATTTAAAAAACATCAGGCCTAAACAAGGTTTATGGATGAACCTGGTTATTATTCTTTCAGCAATAGGTGTGCTGGTGAGTTTGACCGGAATTATTGCCGGATTTTTACGTTTTAAAAAAGGTAAAGGAATTACGCCATACAAAAAGTTGTTTTATAAATGGCATCACATTTTCGGATTTATATTCGGCTTGTTTGTATTTACTTTTATTTTGAGCGGATTGTTTTCGGTGATCGATGTTCCCGACTGGATGGTTTTTATTCCGACAAAAAACGAAAAGAAAATAAATTGGGGGCAAAAGCTCGATTTAGCTAAACATCCGGCAATTTTTCCTTACAAAATTTATGAGGCGCTGGAACAAAAAGAAGGCATTCGGAAAGTGAGCTGGAAAAATATGCACGGAACTCCTTCTTATTTTGTGTATTACAATAATTATCAAATTCCGGTAGTATATCAATTAACAGGAGATTCAATACAAAAACATACAGGTTATTCAATTTCGGAGATTGAAAAAATTGCAAAAGGTTATTTGGGAGAAACTGCTTTTTCAATTATTCAGCAAGAAAAATATGATAACTATTATAGTGGATCAGCCATGTATTATTGGCCCGAACCGGTTTATAAATTGGTGGCTGACGATGCGGCTCAAACATGGATTTATATCAATCCTGCCACCGCAGAACAAGTAAAGCGGTATACCAAAAATACCCGTTTACGCCGTTGGCTTTACCAGGGCTTGCATAAGTTTAATTTTCAGTTTTTAAAAGAAGAAGCTGAGTGGTTTCGCAAGTTGTTGCTGATTATTACTTCGCTCGGCGGCATTGCCGTAAGCATTACAGGTGTTTGGCTAAGCAAAAAATGGCTTCGCAGAACGATTCGTAAAACAAAAAAACATGTAACGAAATGA
- a CDS encoding TonB-dependent receptor, translated as MQKIYLLSVALLFSVLFANAQNAVLKGVVNQKSNQQPLPGAHVYFSGTTTGTATNNKGEYQLKRLKEGTYDLVVSFSGFKRVKKNITLKAGENIVNFEMEESNTSLGEIVVTGTGTPHHLKTAPVPTELISKKVIMNTGASDFNELMANVSPSFDFTPGTMGSFMTINGLGNDFILVLIDGKRMYGDVGGQNDLSRINPDDIERIEVLKGAASLLYGSDAIAGVVNIITKKSKQKINVSNTTRIREYATLQQNNSIDVNLGKFSWNGNFNLKSSDGWQNSPYEEDDDELVETDAMTQNKYKDHTFNHVLTFRATDKLELYAGNSVYQKDVFRPQSVGKYGYYYEDKTAQAGAKYLFNRTDYISLDYNYDKYLYYYKYNQESGDYVDGDKSINNDQRMNNIRLKYVNALSDKNKLTVGTDYLQEKMVSEDRLADGEAEAYTVALYAQDELTVVKNLDIVAGVRAVKHKEFGSAFTPKVSLLYKLSNFNFRGTYGHGFKAPTLKELYYAYEKRGTLYMGNTDLDPQKSQFYSAGIEFNNEFLSASVTGYINNVDDLIDYQTIDLQDGDAENGIKKRRQHYNIDESRSQGVDFLVNAKLGAGFTIGGGYSYVDAKDVSNDIRLEGVAQNYGNVRFAYDHSWKTYHLNANIIGRFQDDKFYDDGDAKGYDIWKLTTNHRITNLGAFILDVQLGIDNIFDYVDDSPYGSHYGTINSGRTFFAGLTINFAQ; from the coding sequence ATGCAGAAAATTTATTTATTAAGTGTAGCACTATTGTTTTCGGTGCTGTTTGCCAACGCGCAAAATGCGGTGTTGAAAGGGGTGGTTAATCAAAAAAGCAATCAACAACCTTTGCCCGGTGCTCATGTTTATTTCTCTGGTACAACCACTGGTACTGCAACAAACAACAAAGGCGAGTATCAATTAAAACGCCTGAAAGAAGGAACCTACGATTTGGTTGTTTCATTTTCAGGGTTTAAACGGGTTAAGAAGAATATTACTTTAAAAGCCGGTGAAAACATCGTGAACTTTGAAATGGAGGAATCGAATACAAGTTTGGGAGAGATTGTAGTAACCGGAACAGGTACACCTCATCATTTGAAAACGGCTCCTGTACCAACCGAATTAATAAGCAAAAAAGTTATAATGAATACAGGAGCGTCCGACTTCAACGAGCTGATGGCCAATGTAAGTCCTTCGTTCGATTTTACCCCGGGTACTATGGGATCGTTTATGACTATTAATGGTTTGGGCAACGATTTTATTCTGGTATTAATTGACGGTAAAAGAATGTACGGTGACGTTGGTGGACAAAATGATCTGAGCCGGATTAACCCTGACGACATTGAACGTATTGAAGTTCTTAAAGGTGCTGCCTCCTTACTTTACGGATCGGATGCAATTGCAGGCGTGGTGAATATAATTACCAAAAAATCGAAGCAAAAAATTAATGTTTCTAACACAACACGTATTCGCGAGTACGCCACCTTACAGCAAAATAATTCTATTGATGTAAATCTTGGGAAATTCTCGTGGAACGGTAATTTTAATCTTAAAAGCAGCGATGGCTGGCAAAATAGTCCATACGAAGAAGATGACGATGAATTGGTTGAAACCGATGCAATGACGCAAAACAAATATAAAGACCATACATTTAATCATGTTTTAACTTTCAGAGCAACCGATAAGCTTGAATTGTATGCCGGAAATTCTGTTTATCAGAAAGATGTATTCAGACCTCAATCGGTAGGAAAATACGGGTACTATTACGAAGATAAAACTGCCCAGGCTGGTGCAAAATATTTATTTAACCGGACGGACTACATTTCGCTGGATTACAATTACGATAAGTACCTCTATTATTATAAATACAATCAGGAATCGGGGGATTATGTTGATGGCGATAAATCGATAAATAACGACCAGCGCATGAATAATATACGCTTAAAATATGTAAATGCACTTTCTGATAAAAATAAACTTACGGTTGGCACCGATTATCTTCAGGAAAAAATGGTATCGGAAGACCGCCTGGCTGATGGAGAGGCCGAAGCTTATACCGTAGCTTTATATGCCCAGGATGAGTTGACGGTTGTGAAAAATCTGGATATTGTTGCCGGTGTTCGTGCAGTAAAACACAAAGAATTTGGTAGTGCTTTCACTCCTAAAGTTTCGTTGTTATATAAGTTGAGTAATTTTAATTTCAGAGGAACTTATGGACATGGTTTTAAGGCTCCAACGCTGAAAGAATTATATTACGCCTACGAAAAACGCGGTACCCTGTATATGGGTAACACCGATCTCGATCCTCAAAAATCGCAATTCTATTCTGCCGGAATTGAGTTTAATAACGAATTCCTTTCGGCAAGTGTTACCGGTTATATTAATAATGTGGACGATTTAATTGATTATCAAACTATTGATTTGCAGGATGGTGATGCGGAAAACGGAATAAAAAAACGCCGTCAGCATTACAATATTGATGAATCACGCTCGCAGGGAGTCGATTTTCTTGTAAATGCAAAACTGGGAGCTGGTTTTACTATTGGCGGAGGTTACAGTTATGTTGATGCAAAAGATGTCAGCAATGATATTCGGTTAGAGGGTGTTGCCCAAAACTATGGCAATGTTCGTTTTGCCTACGATCATTCGTGGAAAACATACCATCTTAACGCAAATATTATTGGACGTTTCCAGGATGATAAATTTTATGACGATGGCGACGCAAAAGGCTACGACATTTGGAAATTAACAACAAACCATCGTATAACAAACCTTGGTGCTTTTATTCTTGATGTTCAGTTGGGAATCGACAATATTTTCGATTACGTTGACGATAGCCCTTATGGTTCGCACTACGGTACCATTAATTCGGGGCGAACATTTTTTGCTGGTTTAACAATCAATTTCGCACAATAA